In Oscillatoria salina IIICB1, a single window of DNA contains:
- a CDS encoding CAP domain-containing protein, with amino-acid sequence MNFKRRILASISVTFGLLNLLPLEAQSSVQEIQYSSPLTVAQRNNCNAEQEEERALAYLNYARQNPQKIGQELGINISNAIPQPPLTMNPILRQVARERVLDMATRNYFDHVDPDGIGPNQKVAQAGYPLPSFFLDDPANNFIESLWTFWVIGNARNVSSSGRDAIATLIVDENVFPPGHRIHLLALNDFYKEHSEVGIGYLCRRNGQKMQYFLVVLTAYPETNTSSNRNSVPQQRIEQPSQNRPSSPPTTTAANNLCGSNFVSEPTIRTDSYDRSPYRVWFDFRRGQEEPNFSACGRQYWLKDDSSHYYYGIPFVYLVNGEGQCVVPFLYRETENGTLEVVRTAPECSTVYENPSDRQSDSNYTVPPNNSSPGSNSDYLW; translated from the coding sequence ATGAATTTTAAACGAAGAATACTGGCATCAATTTCTGTAACATTTGGCTTACTGAATTTACTTCCATTGGAGGCTCAATCTAGTGTTCAAGAGATTCAGTATTCTTCGCCTTTAACTGTGGCTCAACGAAATAACTGTAACGCAGAACAAGAAGAAGAAAGAGCTTTAGCCTATCTCAATTATGCTCGTCAAAATCCCCAAAAGATAGGACAAGAATTAGGAATAAATATAAGTAATGCTATTCCTCAACCTCCATTAACTATGAATCCTATATTGAGGCAGGTTGCGAGAGAAAGAGTTTTAGACATGGCAACTAGAAATTATTTCGATCATGTCGATCCTGATGGAATTGGACCGAATCAAAAAGTGGCTCAAGCTGGCTATCCTTTACCATCGTTTTTTTTGGACGATCCTGCTAATAATTTTATTGAATCTCTCTGGACATTCTGGGTAATTGGTAATGCTCGCAATGTATCTAGTTCCGGTAGAGACGCGATCGCCACTTTAATTGTAGATGAGAATGTCTTTCCTCCTGGTCATCGGATTCACTTACTTGCTCTCAACGACTTCTATAAAGAACATTCGGAAGTAGGAATTGGCTATTTATGCAGGCGTAATGGTCAAAAAATGCAATATTTTCTCGTAGTTTTGACAGCTTATCCAGAAACGAACACAAGTAGTAATCGCAATTCTGTTCCTCAACAAAGAATTGAACAACCTTCTCAAAATCGACCATCTTCACCACCCACAACTACGGCGGCTAATAATCTGTGTGGTTCTAATTTTGTTAGCGAACCAACCATCCGAACCGATAGTTATGATCGTTCACCATACCGGGTTTGGTTTGACTTTCGCCGAGGTCAAGAAGAACCTAATTTTTCAGCTTGCGGTCGTCAATACTGGTTGAAAGATGATTCCAGTCACTATTACTACGGGATTCCTTTTGTTTATTTAGTCAACGGAGAGGGACAATGTGTAGTTCCTTTTTTGTATCGAGAGACTGAGAATGGAACCTTAGAAGTTGTGAGAACCGCTCCTGAATGTTCGACAGTCTATGAAAACCCTAGCGATCGACAGTCAGATTCTAATTATACCGTTCCACCTAATAATTCATCTCCTGGATCTAATTCTGATTATTTGTGGTAG
- a CDS encoding S1 family peptidase, giving the protein MKFSEHLAAITGTAIVTAIVTIQPQSVLALTGVEVNNIAREVTVLIRVAEGQGHGSGAIIAKEGNTYYVLTANHVVGGQNKYHIVTADKQVHELDYSQVKRLPGIDLAVVSFTSDKNYQVAKLANTSTVQQGQSVFVSGWPAPSQSINEITRQFTGGVLSSVLETPRQDGYALVYDSVTRRGMSGGPVFDSDGRIIGVHGLGDAETRARVQQSVSSDTPGIEAVADLIKSGLNLGIPINTFLQSASSQGLFLSWQVENSPPQQLIVNYTPPAQPDQRDRLNIEDVFQRSLERGVERGIERGIDRILPF; this is encoded by the coding sequence ATGAAATTTTCTGAACATTTAGCAGCTATAACGGGAACAGCGATCGTTACTGCAATTGTGACAATTCAACCTCAATCTGTATTGGCTTTGACTGGAGTAGAAGTCAATAATATTGCTCGTGAAGTAACAGTATTAATTCGGGTCGCAGAAGGTCAAGGACACGGCTCTGGTGCGATTATTGCGAAGGAAGGTAATACTTATTATGTTTTGACGGCGAATCATGTTGTTGGCGGTCAAAATAAGTATCATATTGTCACAGCAGATAAGCAAGTTCACGAACTTGATTATAGCCAGGTGAAACGTTTGCCGGGAATAGATTTAGCAGTTGTATCTTTTACTAGCGATAAAAACTATCAGGTTGCGAAATTAGCTAATACCAGTACAGTACAACAAGGACAGTCAGTTTTTGTTTCTGGGTGGCCCGCACCAAGTCAGTCAATTAACGAAATTACTCGTCAGTTTACCGGAGGTGTTCTTTCCAGTGTTTTAGAAACACCGCGTCAGGATGGTTATGCGTTGGTTTATGACTCTGTAACTCGACGAGGAATGAGCGGGGGTCCAGTATTTGATTCTGATGGGCGAATTATTGGCGTTCATGGCTTAGGGGATGCTGAAACCCGTGCGCGAGTACAGCAGTCTGTTTCCTCAGATACACCAGGAATTGAAGCTGTTGCCGATTTGATTAAGTCGGGGTTGAATTTAGGAATTCCCATTAATACTTTCTTGCAATCTGCTTCTAGTCAAGGGCTATTTTTAAGCTGGCAGGTAGAGAATTCTCCACCACAACAATTGATTGTCAATTATACACCTCCTGCCCAACCCGACCAGCGAGACAGACTGAATATTGAAGATGTTTTTCAGCGATCGCTAGAACGAGGAGTAGAAAGAGGTATCGAAAGAGGTATTGACAGAATCCTTCCGTTCTAA
- a CDS encoding S1 family peptidase has translation MVNKVYWQFLLVICGTLSWQISSQAQSENRSIPEIIINEENTQLPEEKLIEIAQKITVKVLSGRSWGSGILIQRQGQVYTIVTNRHVLTPADSYSLQTPDGRIYSAVVAENQRFAGYDLALLQFRSNANYPVAVLGNASSIAVGDEVLATGFPIQGDLPSLTPFFVGNKGFMVMKGEVFLLLEQALKEGYQIGYTNDIRKGMSGGALLNVQGEVIGINGMHAYPLWGDPYVFFDGSQPSSQLREQMIPLSWGIPVERVTQRLGQSILEQPNSAVNTNLVD, from the coding sequence TTGGTAAACAAAGTTTACTGGCAATTTCTCTTAGTTATTTGTGGTACTTTATCTTGGCAGATTTCCAGCCAAGCACAATCGGAAAATCGTTCAATACCAGAAATCATAATTAACGAAGAAAACACGCAATTACCAGAAGAAAAACTAATTGAAATTGCCCAAAAGATTACCGTAAAAGTTTTGTCAGGAAGAAGCTGGGGTTCAGGAATTTTGATTCAGCGACAAGGACAAGTTTATACAATTGTTACAAATCGCCATGTTTTGACCCCAGCCGATTCTTATTCCTTACAGACTCCAGACGGTCGAATTTACTCGGCTGTGGTAGCTGAAAATCAGAGATTTGCGGGTTACGATTTAGCTTTGTTACAGTTTCGCAGTAACGCCAATTATCCAGTTGCGGTATTAGGAAATGCTTCAAGTATTGCAGTAGGTGATGAAGTATTAGCTACAGGATTTCCTATTCAAGGAGATTTACCTTCTCTGACTCCTTTTTTCGTTGGAAATAAAGGTTTTATGGTGATGAAAGGAGAAGTTTTCTTACTGTTAGAACAAGCTTTGAAAGAAGGATATCAAATCGGCTATACGAATGATATTCGCAAGGGAATGAGCGGTGGTGCATTATTGAATGTTCAAGGTGAAGTAATTGGTATTAATGGAATGCACGCTTATCCTCTTTGGGGAGATCCTTATGTATTTTTTGATGGTTCTCAACCCTCATCTCAGTTGCGAGAACAAATGATTCCTTTGAGTTGGGGAATACCAGTAGAAAGAGTGACACAACGGTTGGGACAATCAATTTTAGAGCAACCAAATTCCGCAGTAAATACTAACTTAGTTGATTAA